ACCAGTTCTGTTGGTGTCGGAGGACCGCACAGGGTGGAAGGAGCCAGACCTGTACTCTTCTGTCCTTGTTGCCGGTGGGAATCCTGTGCCCTGGAGCTGGCGTGAGTGTCCCTTGGACCGGCAGTGCCAGGCGCTGCGCTGGCAACGAAACAGTGTTGCCCACCTGTGATCCTGTAAATCAGTTTGTTTTCTGGCCCTGCTGTATTGAGCAGTTCAAATGAAACCTGTGTGGCCGTGTCAGCATGGCTGTATGCCCACACTGATAGAGAAGTCAGGGTATATTATTTCACGTGCGGTGCTACACAGTTGAAGGACCTGTGGCCACAAGAGCTCATGTCATAGATATAGCAAGTATTAGGTGACTGTCGTCACAATTGCCAGCCTTATTGGGATACCCAGTAGCTTAATTAAAGTGTGTAAGAAACACTGATATTCTCTGCGTAGAAACTGGAGCAATACATTGTTGCTTTAGATGGTGTTCTTAGCCTTTAGCAGTTTGCAGACCACATGTAAATATTGCAGGAGAAACATGGATTACCTGTAGCAAAAGCCTCCTGACTGTGGGTGTGCTTTCCGGGGCTCCTGGCATGTAGTCACAGGACCCTCGGGGATCCAAGAACCACCAGGTAACGACTACAGACACATCAGGGACATGGGATGTTACAAGGAGAGGGACAGAAGTAGGTGGTGAACGTGAGACCTCTCTTAGGAGGCACTAAAAACCAATGCGTGTTTGATGCGCGAGTACTTGCTCTGTCTTCTCGGGGACAAGGATGCCATTTCCCAGAGCGGTCTTTGGGAGCAGAGGGAGTAGGATGTAGGAAAAGAGCAAGCCTGTGGGCATCCTGAGTGGCAACCAGTGGTCCAGCAGGACTGGAACGGCCTGGGAGCATTGGGGCCCTGTGCCAAGAGGGGTAAGACATTCCTACCCTCACTTGCCATCCTGTTGATGTACGCTCACTGCTGATAGTAATCTTACGTGTCTGCAATCTTGGTCTCATCTGTCTGCAATCTTGGTCCCATCTGTGTGTCACCTCTCATCCTCTGACAGCTCTTCCCCCGCGCTGCCGCAGGCACCACAAGAGGTTTTGTTGCTCCCCAAGTTACATGGTGGGGAAGCGTTTTCTCCGTGCAGCACTCTGCTGTTCATAGCTCCCGGGGTAGGTTTTGGGGCTAATGCTGCTTGAACTGCCTTCAGGCTCCTTACGGGGTAGCTGggtcttttttctcctgaaagtCTTGCTTGGCGTTTTACTTAAATCTTGTGCAGTGTGGGTTGCGTGGATATTGGACAGTGTGTTGTGTGTCAGAGGATTCATTATTGCAGTGCTccagtggaagaaaaatataaGGGTAACTATTAAAGTATTTACAGCATCATTTTTCATACTGAGATTTGCACAAGCTTTTTTGAGTTATTCAGCATAAAAAAATCCATGATTGTAGAGGAACTGACGCATTAAAACAGACTCTGTTTCTCCAGAGTACCGAGAAGAAAACACGGTGCTTTAATACATCTAAATTCACTCGAGTGTGCCCTGTGCTATCAGTTAAACTGCACGGTTCCTGCCAATTCCCTCTTTCCTTCGTGCTTCccctgacttgtcatcttcttgtCTGTAATACAGATGTAAGGAGAAAAAGGCACCTTTTTGCTCTGCAGGTTTGCCCCTTGTGTGTGTTCGTACCTGTCCACGGTAGTGACTGCAAATGTTTCCTGCTTTTTGCCATGGAAGTCACATGAAGTGAGGACAGCTGAAAAAATGTGTAAGGCAGAGTGTGTTTCTTTCGGTGCATCGTTAGTGTTTGGTACGCAGTGGTTTCTGGACCACCTCAATACCTGTGCAAAGACGATGTCAGGCACATCACGGAGAGGAGAAGTAGTGAGTACACGAGTAACTGGGGGAGGATTTGACCTGCAGAGTCTATTAGTGACCACACTAACGGGGAGAAGATCAGCTGCTTTCTAGGTCCTAGTCCATAGGTCTGACAATTGGCAAATGCGTGTTTTTACTTGCAAACTGAGGAGATGTGGCGTGATACGTCCAACATGATGTACATGATGATACCGTAAAACAGGCATCTCTTTTCAGGTGAGCCCATGCTTCTGCTTTCGTGCCTCTTTTGCTCTTTGCTTGCCATTTGCCATTTGTCTGTCCTATGAGTCAAAAGTTGACTACAGCGTGGTAAAACACCCAGACTCCCATTTATTTCAATCAGTAATGTTCTGTGGTCTGCCCTTTGGCTAATTCCCGCCTCTTACTTGCCtgactcctttaaaaaaaaacatgttttttaacTGTATGATACCAGATTTGCAGGACTGATCTTCTCTAAGCATCTCACACTGCATTGTCTTGCATATTTTACATTTGTGTTCTAATTAAGTCATCAGGTCATGATGGCTGGGTGTTCACATTCATGGCTCTTTTCTGAATGATGAACAGTGGAAGGAAATCTCCAGGAACCTGGAACGTGCATGCAAATGAGTTGATCTTATGTGAACTTTCAACATGCTCTTCCAGGCTGAGTTTGGAGTTGATACGTGATCTCGGATGGGATTCCCTGGAAACTGAAAAACCCTGCTTAGCTCTGGCTCTTCCAGTACATGCTCCCACACATCTCCTTGAATGGTGGGCATCATTCCTCAGCAAAATGTAGTGAGAACAGTTCAATCCAAAATGCCAGGAGAGAGTAGTTCTGGCcgtaggaaaagcagaaaaatacgtGACACATGCTAGACCAGGTGAAGGAGCAGAAGCTATCTGTAGAAACGCTGCTCAAGGCTGGGTACCGGTCCTGTAAGAAGGAAGAAGCAGTGGGCTGAGACGCagtatttgctttctttccagaCTCGTGTCAGCTGTGTTTTGGTCTGCGCTGTCTTTCCGCTGCTGTTCCTGCCCTCTCTCCTTAAGTGTCTGTCTGCTACAGTAATGAAAGACTTTCTTTGCGTTGTGAAACCAGTAAGTGGGATGTTCCTGGGTTCAGCAGTCAGTTCCAGGCCAGCCAAGCTCATTTGTTTAGAGGATGTCCTTGCAAGACTTCTCACACTAAACGAACCAGCCTCGCGTAAGTGATGGGAATCTGCACACTGGCTGGCTCCGCGGCCGGCCGTCACTCAGCGTGGCAGCCGGTCTCCTTTGCCTGCCTGGCAGCGATGTGAATCAACTCCCGGAACAAGTGGGCAGCCAAGTGTAAATTGTAGTTGACTACCTGGCGTGATGCTGCTCCACATCCGTTCACAGAGtacaaacaaagcaagaaaaagggCATAGCTGACCTTCCCTTTTTATCAGGAGCTGGTTGGTGGGCTCTTTTGTCAGGGTTTCACCAGCCGGTTGGGTCTCTTTTGTCCAGATGATTGGCAGTTTATGCAGCTTGTTTCAGTTTTTTAACTAATTTTGAATTCCAGTCAAGGGCAATCTCAGTTCTGAGTCTTGGGGAGTCCATACGTCCCTCCAGAATAAGGGATATTCAGGGCAGGCAAGCTGAAAGCCTGTGTGTGCTGCTGGAGACACAGTGAAAATTGCTGGAGGCTCAGGAAGAAAGTCCTTGGGGAGAAGAGGAACCTGACATCACAAAGAGACAAGCCTTCAAATCTTGATCTTGGTGTAAGAGGGCAAATACCCACTTTCAGAATATATTGTATTCAAGGCTCTTTGGTTTTGGGAGGCTGAGTGAAGGTTCATGGCATCTTACAGTTGTGTCAAGAagatgttctctctctctctattaTGTGTCTTCTTTTTAttcgtttttccttttctatttttgtgtCTGATGTTGAAGTTCATTTGATTTTCTGATTCCTCCTGCATTTAATTTCTCCGAGTTCAATCTTTGCCTGGATTTAGAGTCATAATCATTAGTATTTGGAAGTGTGGGgttaaaatgataaaataaatctgttatAAGATAGCTTTTTTCCTTCTAGCTTTTCAAGGTCTAATTATTTTGAGGCTGATCTAGTATGCAATTGATAAGATGAAAATGTAAATTTACAGGTTTAGTATTCAAAGTATTTTTCATCTGATCAAAGAGAGGGAAGCATTTTGCAAAACACAAAGCTTGCGTTTTTGCATGCGTCTGAAGTTATGTGGATGTAGCCAAGCAATCCGGAAATCCACAGTGCATCCACtaatgtttatttcatttttctacagGGGGTCTTGACCTTATCTTCATGCCAGGCCTTGGGTTTGACAAAAAAGGCAACAGATTGGGAAGAGGGAAAGGATATTATGATACATATCTTGAAAGGTGTATGAAACATCCCAGTGGAAAGCCTTACACGATCGCCTTGGCTTTTAGGGAACAGATCTGTGAATCAGTACCTGTGGCAGAAAATGATGTCCAAGTAGATGAAATCCTCTATGAAGACTGCTGAAAGTATCTTGATGCCAACCCACCTTCAGAGTGACCAACCAAAGACGTCAGATCCATCAATCATGACTTTTTAATCGTCATATATGTCTTCGGGAGCAATAAAATACACTACTTGTGtttgaatgaaaaggaaaaaaaacagtgtaaaTGTGGTAATAGTAGTGAAGATTGCATTGATTTGCTTCTGATTAGCAAATATCTGTGTGAATTCTTATCCTAGAATCAATAGAAGCAAGAATGTATGGCTGTTACAGCAAGGACCATTTCTTATCATCATACTTTTGCGGAACGAGCTACTTGATATTTAACAGTTTTATTATTCCAATGAACTGTCTACTAATGCAGTTCTTGATCCATTCTGGAATTAGAGACTTGTTATGGTAAAAGTTCTTAGTACTTAAATATTATGTGCATCCatgagcaaaacaagaaaatgctGGATAAGTCCTGTAGTAAGCTGGGAAAAAATGTGATTGGACAAAGGCCTTAATTGATCTTAGAGTATACAATAATTTTGCTGTTTACTTGGCTCCTTGAAGTTGTCTTAAAATAAAAGGAGTATctgttaataaaaaaagatttgcGTCCGTAGCTTTGGTGTCTGGTTCTTTCATTTATGTGAATACAAGATTGTAATGTAGTCTAAAATGCAGTCATTGAGTTCTCCAGCTGGAGAAAAACAGCTCTTTTTTGTGTAAAAtaatattcaaaattattttaagttcTATAATTTTGTACATGGGCCATTCGTAATGTCCCAAAATATTGTGTGAAGTTTGCATACTATGTTAAAGGATAAAGAGATGCTAAGAATTACAGAACAGGTTTTATGGACTGAGTAGGTTTTTGGGTGTAAGGTTGGTTGTTCTCCAGTTCTCCAGACCATCCTGGAAATCAGAAAGAAGGCAGTGAGTTTTCCTCTGCACACTGTCTTCATAGCAATAGGACACTATTTCCAATCAACTGTCAAAATTTTGTGttcctttttcaaagcaacttcaCTTTCTCTACGCGTGTTTAACTCCTCCCTGCATCAGTAGGTCAGTGTGCTTATTTTCACCAAACTACTCTGTGTCATTGTTAAAAAAATCCTTGAATTCAAAAGGACCAGCTGTGGAGCAGAATGACCTTACGAATTCCTCAATGAGAACTGTTTTTGTGAACAAAACCATGCCTACAGTACCTATGAACCTTTTAATCTCAGAATGTTTATATtcagttttgtttccattttgccAGTATAATAACTAATTAAACCCTCTAGCTCTGGGGTAAACGTAAGCGTAGCAACTCAAATCTCTCTGGCCTGTGCTCCGAGGTGCTTCTCCATCCTGTGTTAACAAAGGTCCATCTGGCTGGGGTGAAGATACCTTCAGTGTTGGCCTGCTGGGCTTC
Above is a window of Opisthocomus hoazin isolate bOpiHoa1 chromosome 10, bOpiHoa1.hap1, whole genome shotgun sequence DNA encoding:
- the MTHFS gene encoding 5-formyltetrahydrofolate cyclo-ligase isoform X2, which gives rise to MPDEIQTEEIIKDIFKQGKECFIPRYKPHSNHMDMLKLSSAEDISSLALTSWNILQPSDDDTAREEALAGGGLDLIFMPGLGFDKKGNRLGRGKGYYDTYLERCMKHPSGKPYTIALAFREQICESVPVAENDVQVDEILYEDC